The proteins below are encoded in one region of Apium graveolens cultivar Ventura chromosome 4, ASM990537v1, whole genome shotgun sequence:
- the LOC141718781 gene encoding calcium uniporter protein 2, mitochondrial produces the protein MAFNKMLMQRMFNISKVSHQALTSCRISSSAVSHSPRNERAPAIDPGDVSIFRRLMRPPAPDLPYFAAGERLIEKLRGMEIGRDRIRLDGLSPPASALEGRLTAEDARKLMKVAQIEMVKERIKRIGKCCVSYEEFVKLCVQGAGSEEQGFEIAKILDESGNVLVLGKVVFLRPDQVAKAIHGLIPVPVAHPEDPRRKELEILEEQKCIIDKKAESLVRRELWCGLAFLMVQTAGFMRLTFWELSWDVMEPICFYVTSMYFMAGYAFFLRTAKEPSFEGYFQSRFSTKQKKLMKANNFDLQRYNELREACYPHPWPREKSVTFGVPDDGDNSENMGSAPSQQFNLR, from the exons ATGGCGTTTAACAAAATGCTGATGCAACGTATGTTTAACATTTCTAAAGTTTCACACCAAGCCTTAACTAGCTGCCGCATTTCATCCTCCGCCGTTTCTCATTCTCCTCGAAATGAAAGAGCTCCGGCGATTGATCCCGGAGACGTTTCCATCTTCCGGCGGCTGATGAGGCCTCCGGCGCCGGACTTGCCGTACTTCGCGGCGGGGGAGAGGTTGATTGAGAAGCTACGTGGAATGGAGATTGGGAGAGATAGGATCAGGCTGGATGGATTGAGTCCGCCGGCGTCGGCGCTGGAGGGGAGATTGACGGCGGAGGATGCGAGGAAGTTGATGAAAGTGGCGCAGATTGAGATGGTTAAGGAGAGGATTAAGAGGATTGGGAAGTGTTGTGTGAGTTATGAAGAGTTTGTTAAACTTTGTGTACAAGGAGCGGGGAGTGAAGAACAAGGTTTCGAGATTGCTAAGATTCTTGATGAGTCGGGAAATGTTCTAGTGTTGGGGAAAGTTGTGTTTCTTCGTCCTGATCAG GTAGCAAAAGCTATTCATGGTCTAATTCCGGTCCCTGTAGCCCACCCAGAGGATCCCAGGAGGAAGGAGCTTGAAATTTTGGAGGAGCAGAAGTGTATTATTGACAAAAAGGCTGAGTCATTGGTTCGTAGGGAGCTCTGGTGTGGGCTTGCCTTCCTGATGGTTCAGACAGCCGGTTTCATGAGGTTAACATTTTGGGAACTATCATGGGATGTCATGGAACCTATTTGTTTCTATGTTACATCAATGTACTTCATGGCTGGTTACGCATTCTTCCTCAGGACGGCTAAGGAGCCTTCTTTTGAAGGATATTTTCAAAGCCGATTCAGCACCAAGCAAAAGAAGCTCATGAAGGCCAACAACTTTGATTTGCAAAGGTACAACGAGCTGCGGGAAGCCTGTTATCCTCATCCATGGCCTAGGGAAAAGTCTGTTACATTTGGTGTGCCTGATGATGGTGATAACTCTGAGAACATGGGAAGTGCTCCTTCACAACAATTTAACCTTAGATAG